A stretch of Prunus dulcis chromosome 6, ALMONDv2, whole genome shotgun sequence DNA encodes these proteins:
- the LOC117631411 gene encoding ubiquitin carboxyl-terminal hydrolase 27 isoform X1 has product MMFEKEVTLKSLIRQFEHGFKALSRSNLISSSGFHISVAGLLGIAGFVLALKDSKLSRLSSLDWLPKTDNGSPKLRLVPGLQNLGNNCFLNVILQALASCSYFQPFLQKVLEEYEFSAVEDEVSGFPLAIALAALLEDLRVVGGGRVVLSPRRVMLAMAHYIQNFDLTSQQDAAEAFLHLLSSLREEFSDCYLPNQCSLVEVFASNCRIITPKRMENQSEQARWQQHYLGPFDGILGSILTCQSCSSQISLNLESFHSLPLSPVLDGGETIMVGCNLEDCLKQFTIAERVENYHCNHCWHIAAVKYLFARGVNEADIEKIKRCTEQDSCDCRRLFHLDKLPWSNKFSCTLKQISVARCPKILCIHLKRVSINVFGELVKLQGCISFPLVLDLSQFTTSGSEINSWEDNMRRGQAQGQSRNPSTRSNQFTMQYDQRKHNNVYGLTRGGISEELASDISRFAANAQDLPGESSFPQTAGFSKTMHSGGDQWSKSCEDPCLYHLVAVVEHFGRAGSGHYTVYRSVRADLCEEESDDQFEAAAPCWFSISDSEVCRVSKEAVLAAEASLLFYEKNEG; this is encoded by the exons ATGATGTTTGAAAAAGAGGTAACTTTGAAGTCCTTGATTCGCCAATTCGAACATGGGTTTAAGGCTCTTTCTCGTTCGAACTTGATTTCATCTTCTGGGTTTCACATATCTGTGGCTGGTCTTCTGGGTATTGCTGGTTTTGTTTTAGCTCTCAAAGACTCGAAATTGAGCAGGCTAAGCAGCTTAGACTGGCTGCCCAAGACTGACAATGGTTCTCCGAAGCTGCGCTTGGTACCTGGCTTGCAAAACCTTGGAAATAATTGTTTTCTTAATGTGATTTTACAG GCTCTGGCTAGCTGTTCATACTTTCAACCCTTTCTTCAAAAGGTTTTAGAGGAATATGAGTTCTCAGCAGTTGAGGATGAGGTTTCTGGCTTTCCTCTTGCAATAGCATTGGCTGCTTTATTAGAAG ATTTACGTGTAGTTGGTGGAGGAAGAGTTGTATTAAGTCCACGAAGAGTCATGCTTGCAATGGCACATTATATTCAGAATTTTGATCTAACAAGCCAGCAG GATGCAGCAGAAgcatttcttcatcttctgtCCTCTTTAAGAGAAGAATTTTCAGATTGTTATCTTCCAAATCAATGTTCTTTAGTAGAAGTATTTGCTTCTAATTGTAGGATTATTACTCCAAAGAGAATGGAGAACCAGAGTGAACAGGCAAGATGGCAACAACACTACCTTGGACCATTTGATGGAATTCTGGGTAGCATCCTAACATGTCAAAGTTGTTCATCGCAG ATATCATTGAATTTGGAATCTTTTCATAGTTTGCCTCTTTCGCCAGTTCTTGATGGTGGTGAGACAATT ATGGTTGGATGTAACTTGGAGGATTGCCTGAAGCAGTTTACTATTGCTGAAAGAGTTGAGAATTACCATTGTAACCATTGTTGGCATATTGCTGCGGTCAAGTATTTATTTGCTAGAGGAGTAAATGAG GCAGATATTGAAAAGATTAAGAGATGCACTGAGCAAGATTCCTGTGACTGTCGAAGACTTTTTCATCTAGATAAGCTACCGTGGTCAAATAAATTTTCATGTACTCTCAAGCAAATAAGTGTTGCTCGTTGCCcaaag ATTCTGTGCATTCATCTTAAACGTGTTTCAATCAATGTATTTGGAGAACTTGTAAAACTTCAG GGCTGTATTTCTTTTCCATTGGTTTTGGACCTTTCACAGTTCACAACAAGTGGGTCAGAAATAAACAGTTGGGAAGACAACATGAGAAGAGGGCAAGCTCAGGGACAAAGTAGAAACCCAAGCACTCGTTCCAATCAGTTCACTATGCAGTATGATCAGAGAAAGCATAATAATGTCTATGGATTAACGAGAGGAGGAATATCAGAAGAATTAGCTTCAGATATATCTCGATTCGCTGCAAATGCACAAGATTTACCAGGAGAATCCAGCTTTCCCCAAACTGCAGGGTTTTCAAAAACCATGCACTCAGGAGGAGATCAG TGGTCTAAGAGTTGCGAAGATCCTTGTTTGTACCAtcttgttgctgttgttgaGCATTTTGGAAGAGCTGGAAGTGGGCATTACACTGTTTACAGAAGCGTGAGAGCTGATTTATGCGAGGAAGAATCTGATGATCAGTTTGAGGCTGCTGCTCCATGCTGGTTTTCTATTTCAGATTCAGAAGTGTGTCGTGTTTCAAAGGAAGCTGTTCTTGCTGCAGAAGCTAGCTTGCTCttctatgaaaaaaatgaaggctGA
- the LOC117631411 gene encoding ubiquitin carboxyl-terminal hydrolase 27 isoform X2: MMFEKEVTLKSLIRQFEHGFKALSRSNLISSSGFHISVAGLLGIAGFVLALKDSKLSRLSSLDWLPKTDNGSPKLRLVPGLQNLGNNCFLNVILQALASCSYFQPFLQKVLEEYEFSAVEDEVSGFPLAIALAALLEDLRVVGGGRVVLSPRRVMLAMAHYIQNFDLTSQQISLNLESFHSLPLSPVLDGGETIMVGCNLEDCLKQFTIAERVENYHCNHCWHIAAVKYLFARGVNEADIEKIKRCTEQDSCDCRRLFHLDKLPWSNKFSCTLKQISVARCPKILCIHLKRVSINVFGELVKLQGCISFPLVLDLSQFTTSGSEINSWEDNMRRGQAQGQSRNPSTRSNQFTMQYDQRKHNNVYGLTRGGISEELASDISRFAANAQDLPGESSFPQTAGFSKTMHSGGDQWSKSCEDPCLYHLVAVVEHFGRAGSGHYTVYRSVRADLCEEESDDQFEAAAPCWFSISDSEVCRVSKEAVLAAEASLLFYEKNEG; encoded by the exons ATGATGTTTGAAAAAGAGGTAACTTTGAAGTCCTTGATTCGCCAATTCGAACATGGGTTTAAGGCTCTTTCTCGTTCGAACTTGATTTCATCTTCTGGGTTTCACATATCTGTGGCTGGTCTTCTGGGTATTGCTGGTTTTGTTTTAGCTCTCAAAGACTCGAAATTGAGCAGGCTAAGCAGCTTAGACTGGCTGCCCAAGACTGACAATGGTTCTCCGAAGCTGCGCTTGGTACCTGGCTTGCAAAACCTTGGAAATAATTGTTTTCTTAATGTGATTTTACAG GCTCTGGCTAGCTGTTCATACTTTCAACCCTTTCTTCAAAAGGTTTTAGAGGAATATGAGTTCTCAGCAGTTGAGGATGAGGTTTCTGGCTTTCCTCTTGCAATAGCATTGGCTGCTTTATTAGAAG ATTTACGTGTAGTTGGTGGAGGAAGAGTTGTATTAAGTCCACGAAGAGTCATGCTTGCAATGGCACATTATATTCAGAATTTTGATCTAACAAGCCAGCAG ATATCATTGAATTTGGAATCTTTTCATAGTTTGCCTCTTTCGCCAGTTCTTGATGGTGGTGAGACAATT ATGGTTGGATGTAACTTGGAGGATTGCCTGAAGCAGTTTACTATTGCTGAAAGAGTTGAGAATTACCATTGTAACCATTGTTGGCATATTGCTGCGGTCAAGTATTTATTTGCTAGAGGAGTAAATGAG GCAGATATTGAAAAGATTAAGAGATGCACTGAGCAAGATTCCTGTGACTGTCGAAGACTTTTTCATCTAGATAAGCTACCGTGGTCAAATAAATTTTCATGTACTCTCAAGCAAATAAGTGTTGCTCGTTGCCcaaag ATTCTGTGCATTCATCTTAAACGTGTTTCAATCAATGTATTTGGAGAACTTGTAAAACTTCAG GGCTGTATTTCTTTTCCATTGGTTTTGGACCTTTCACAGTTCACAACAAGTGGGTCAGAAATAAACAGTTGGGAAGACAACATGAGAAGAGGGCAAGCTCAGGGACAAAGTAGAAACCCAAGCACTCGTTCCAATCAGTTCACTATGCAGTATGATCAGAGAAAGCATAATAATGTCTATGGATTAACGAGAGGAGGAATATCAGAAGAATTAGCTTCAGATATATCTCGATTCGCTGCAAATGCACAAGATTTACCAGGAGAATCCAGCTTTCCCCAAACTGCAGGGTTTTCAAAAACCATGCACTCAGGAGGAGATCAG TGGTCTAAGAGTTGCGAAGATCCTTGTTTGTACCAtcttgttgctgttgttgaGCATTTTGGAAGAGCTGGAAGTGGGCATTACACTGTTTACAGAAGCGTGAGAGCTGATTTATGCGAGGAAGAATCTGATGATCAGTTTGAGGCTGCTGCTCCATGCTGGTTTTCTATTTCAGATTCAGAAGTGTGTCGTGTTTCAAAGGAAGCTGTTCTTGCTGCAGAAGCTAGCTTGCTCttctatgaaaaaaatgaaggctGA